In Desulfosalsimonas propionicica, the following are encoded in one genomic region:
- a CDS encoding Hsp70 family protein: protein MDQPTYIIGIDLGTTNSVVAYTGATPETDQTQEVRVLEIAQVTAAHTIEKQPGLPSFIYLPGHAEAGDGAFALPWNADNQVVIGEYARMRAAEAPQRVIASAKSWLCNTSVDRNAAILPWEAADDVEKLSPVAASSALLAYLRQAWNYEMAGDNSALRMENQEIYLTVPASFDAVARELTVQAAEHAGLPRVTLLEEPQAAFYSWIDVSGDHWRKAVEKDELVLICDIGGGTTDFSLIRVSEEQGELVLDRIAVGEHLLVGGDNMDLALAYHVAAKMAESGTRLDSWQMRGLVHACRSAKEGAFSGLQDRNTWPVTILGRGSSLIGNTLKMDLPAEDISRVIIDGFFPQCPENEFPRAQRRTGLREAGLVYAADPAVTRHMAAFLTGRDRGHQETMAAPDAILFNGGVMKAPLIRERIKDVLDTWNHSSGRIREINTENYDLAVARGAAYYGQARHGRGIRIRAGLNKSYYIGVAAAMPAVPGMLQPVKALCVAPFGMEEGTVARITEKEFVLVVGEPVVFEFLGSVRRQDDPAGAVVEDWHDQIEEITTLETTLDGEPGTTVGVTLEAAATEIGTLELWCVSVEDQRRWKLEFNVRQQD from the coding sequence GTGGATCAGCCGACATACATCATCGGCATTGACCTGGGAACCACAAACAGCGTGGTTGCCTATACCGGGGCCACGCCGGAAACAGATCAGACACAGGAAGTGCGGGTCCTTGAGATTGCCCAGGTCACGGCCGCCCACACAATTGAAAAGCAGCCCGGTCTGCCGTCTTTTATCTATCTGCCGGGCCATGCAGAAGCCGGTGACGGGGCTTTTGCCCTGCCCTGGAACGCGGACAACCAGGTAGTAATCGGCGAATACGCCCGGATGCGGGCCGCAGAAGCACCCCAGCGTGTCATTGCCTCGGCCAAGTCCTGGCTGTGCAATACTTCCGTGGACCGAAATGCGGCAATTCTTCCCTGGGAGGCCGCCGATGACGTGGAAAAACTATCGCCGGTAGCCGCATCATCAGCCCTGCTGGCCTATTTGCGTCAAGCCTGGAATTACGAAATGGCAGGGGACAATTCTGCCCTGCGCATGGAAAACCAGGAAATTTATCTCACCGTGCCGGCCTCCTTTGATGCCGTGGCCCGGGAGCTTACCGTGCAGGCCGCGGAACATGCCGGATTGCCCCGGGTAACCCTTTTAGAGGAACCTCAGGCGGCTTTTTATTCGTGGATCGACGTAAGCGGCGATCACTGGCGCAAGGCTGTTGAAAAGGACGAACTCGTCCTGATCTGCGATATCGGCGGCGGCACCACGGATTTCAGCCTGATCCGGGTTTCCGAGGAGCAGGGGGAGTTGGTCCTGGACCGGATTGCCGTGGGCGAACACCTGCTTGTGGGTGGAGACAACATGGATTTGGCCCTGGCCTATCACGTGGCCGCAAAAATGGCCGAATCCGGCACCCGCCTGGATTCCTGGCAGATGCGCGGGCTGGTACATGCCTGCCGCAGCGCCAAGGAAGGTGCATTTTCCGGTTTGCAGGACCGGAATACATGGCCGGTAACCATACTGGGCCGGGGCAGCAGCCTGATCGGCAACACCCTGAAAATGGACCTGCCCGCAGAGGATATCAGCCGGGTCATTATTGATGGTTTTTTCCCGCAATGCCCTGAAAATGAATTCCCCCGGGCACAGCGCCGGACCGGCCTGCGGGAGGCCGGACTGGTCTATGCAGCAGATCCCGCTGTCACCCGGCACATGGCTGCCTTTTTAACCGGCCGGGATCGGGGGCACCAGGAGACCATGGCCGCACCGGATGCGATTTTGTTCAACGGCGGGGTCATGAAGGCCCCTCTGATCCGGGAGCGGATCAAAGATGTGCTGGACACCTGGAACCATTCATCCGGCCGGATTCGGGAAATCAATACGGAAAACTATGATCTGGCTGTGGCCAGGGGGGCCGCCTATTACGGCCAGGCGCGCCACGGCCGCGGCATCCGCATCCGGGCGGGTCTCAACAAGTCCTATTATATCGGCGTGGCTGCGGCCATGCCTGCGGTGCCGGGCATGCTCCAGCCGGTAAAGGCCCTGTGCGTGGCTCCCTTTGGCATGGAGGAAGGGACTGTTGCGCGCATCACAGAAAAGGAATTCGTGCTGGTGGTGGGCGAACCCGTGGTATTTGAATTTTTGGGTTCAGTCCGGCGCCAGGATGATCCGGCCGGGGCTGTGGTGGAAGACTGGCATGATCAGATCGAGGAGATCACCACCCTTGAGACCACCCTGGACGGGGAGCCCGGCACCACCGTGGGCGTGACCCTGGAAGCGGCAGCAACGGAAATCGGCACCCTTGAGCTGTGGTGCGTGTCCGTGGAAGACCAAAGACGATGGAAACTTGAGTTTAACGTGCGGCAGCAGGATTGA
- a CDS encoding DUF2760 domain-containing protein produces MNLITSLSRSILLRLFIVNLVLGCLMGAGFWFAARTVFATTSPADILEVISRTPELQVWARKTAPLLDLVKTWFYPALAGLLLLMTLVQWLVLRGGIKRGIRKSGIADPSPKTAPAKKREKQGDEKPERESAGREESKRYYLHLISVLQRQGRLMDFFHEDLSAYQDAQIGAAVRSIHENCAGAVKKTIAPAAVIDKPEGQEFTVPAGFDPAAIKLTGNVTGDPPFTGVLRHRGWRAGRLELPVLSASGDPLIIAPAEVEIQ; encoded by the coding sequence ATGAACCTGATCACGTCGCTTTCCCGCAGCATTTTGCTGCGGCTGTTTATAGTCAACCTGGTGCTGGGCTGCCTTATGGGGGCAGGTTTCTGGTTTGCAGCCCGAACCGTATTTGCCACCACAAGCCCTGCTGATATCCTGGAAGTGATCAGCCGGACTCCGGAACTGCAGGTATGGGCCCGGAAAACCGCCCCGCTATTGGATCTGGTGAAAACCTGGTTTTATCCGGCCCTGGCCGGGCTGCTGCTTTTGATGACCCTGGTTCAGTGGCTGGTGCTCCGGGGCGGGATCAAACGCGGGATTCGCAAATCCGGAATTGCCGATCCATCCCCCAAAACCGCGCCGGCAAAAAAAAGGGAAAAACAGGGGGATGAAAAACCGGAAAGGGAGTCGGCCGGCAGGGAAGAAAGCAAACGATACTACCTGCACCTGATATCTGTGCTCCAGCGACAAGGCCGACTGATGGATTTCTTTCACGAGGATTTAAGCGCCTATCAGGACGCCCAGATCGGTGCGGCCGTGCGCAGCATTCATGAAAACTGTGCCGGTGCTGTAAAAAAAACCATAGCCCCGGCCGCCGTAATCGACAAGCCCGAGGGCCAGGAATTCACTGTTCCGGCCGGTTTTGATCCGGCAGCCATCAAGCTTACAGGCAATGTCACCGGAGATCCCCCCTTTACCGGGGTACTCCGACATCGGGGCTGGCGGGCCGGCCGCCTGGAACTGCCCGTGCTTTCGGCCAGCGGCGATCCCTTGATTATTGCCCCCGCGGAAGTGGAAATCCAGTAA
- a CDS encoding ComEA family DNA-binding protein — MILQKRWIKAILVLILLLGFLGAWQTAGAGEKININTAGPEQLTQLKGVGPAIAERIVDYREKNGSFTSAEQLLEVRGIGPKTLEAIADQVIASSSG; from the coding sequence ATGATTCTGCAAAAACGGTGGATAAAAGCGATTCTGGTTCTGATTTTACTGCTCGGATTTCTGGGTGCGTGGCAAACCGCAGGAGCCGGGGAAAAAATCAACATCAATACGGCCGGCCCTGAGCAACTTACACAGCTTAAGGGTGTCGGACCGGCAATTGCGGAACGGATCGTTGATTATCGTGAGAAAAACGGGTCGTTTACAAGTGCAGAACAATTGCTGGAAGTCAGGGGGATCGGCCCCAAAACACTGGAAGCCATCGCGGATCAGGTCATTGCATCATCTTCCGGATAA
- a CDS encoding metallophosphoesterase family protein yields MKLAVISDIHGNAAAFREVLKDAEKAGISNIYCLGDSIGYGPEPDEAIRMVRERSILSIQGNHELAVNQPGYLDWFNPIARISLEKTITMLSGQSLDYIAALPFFLTGNNCRFVHGFPPDSPTTYLFEADPEQVDAAMTKAEEPICFVGHTHELMIVSHDGREVSRRPLKRETIMLDTGCRYIINVGSVGQPRDGTNHAKYVIFDDQALELEVRFVEYNVTETIDKIYAAGLPEQHAWRLF; encoded by the coding sequence ATGAAACTCGCTGTTATTTCTGATATTCACGGCAATGCCGCAGCTTTTCGGGAAGTGCTCAAAGATGCTGAAAAGGCAGGTATTTCCAACATTTACTGCCTGGGTGACAGCATCGGCTACGGACCGGAACCCGACGAGGCCATCCGGATGGTGCGGGAACGCAGCATTTTATCCATCCAGGGCAACCATGAACTGGCCGTCAATCAGCCAGGGTACCTGGACTGGTTCAATCCCATTGCCCGGATTTCCCTGGAAAAAACCATAACCATGCTTTCCGGACAATCCCTGGACTACATCGCCGCACTGCCTTTTTTTCTCACGGGAAACAACTGTCGGTTTGTCCACGGGTTTCCCCCGGACTCGCCCACCACCTATCTGTTTGAGGCCGATCCGGAGCAGGTGGATGCGGCCATGACAAAGGCCGAGGAACCCATCTGCTTTGTGGGTCACACCCACGAACTGATGATCGTCTCCCATGACGGCCGCGAAGTTTCCAGACGTCCACTGAAGCGCGAAACCATAATGCTTGACACCGGCTGCCGGTATATCATCAATGTGGGCAGCGTGGGCCAGCCCAGAGATGGCACCAACCATGCGAAGTACGTGATTTTCGACGACCAGGCCCTTGAACTCGAGGTTCGGTTCGTGGAGTACAATGTCACGGAAACCATTGACAAAATATACGCAGCAGGGCTTCCGGAACAGCACGCCTGGCGCCTGTTTTAA
- a CDS encoding LysM peptidoglycan-binding domain-containing protein — MDYGNDSRYEGYEEAPESLLHQQRKRLPAGRKLVLILLAGGGAAIFLILLISFFTGGTDQRQAQTSRKSINLGSAEQLPKADDSSGNLRLQASLADLQSRVTANHDQVMGGVQQIQEQLEAQTETFQSLTKQIEALSKRAKELESEMQASVQAIQETRRAAGSSPAASKPEPSPEPAEKKSEAADRKQYTVQDNDTLYSIARNHDIELETLLEINGLDENSVIHPGDKLTVSP, encoded by the coding sequence ATGGACTACGGCAATGATTCCCGGTATGAAGGATATGAAGAAGCGCCCGAATCCCTGCTGCATCAGCAGCGGAAGCGTTTGCCGGCCGGGAGAAAGCTCGTGCTGATTCTTTTGGCCGGAGGCGGAGCAGCGATTTTTTTGATCCTGCTGATTTCCTTTTTTACCGGCGGGACGGATCAGCGTCAGGCGCAAACATCCCGAAAAAGTATCAATCTCGGTTCGGCGGAGCAACTGCCAAAAGCGGATGATTCATCCGGGAATCTGCGCCTGCAGGCGTCACTGGCGGATTTGCAATCCCGGGTTACCGCCAATCATGACCAGGTCATGGGAGGGGTGCAGCAGATCCAGGAGCAGCTTGAGGCGCAGACAGAAACTTTTCAATCCCTGACGAAACAAATCGAAGCCCTCAGCAAAAGGGCAAAGGAACTGGAAAGTGAAATGCAGGCTTCCGTGCAGGCGATCCAGGAGACACGGAGGGCTGCCGGATCTTCGCCGGCAGCCTCAAAACCCGAACCATCTCCTGAGCCGGCGGAAAAAAAGTCCGAAGCCGCTGACAGAAAGCAATACACGGTCCAGGACAACGATACCCTGTATTCCATTGCCCGAAATCATGATATAGAGCTTGAGACGCTGCTGGAGATAAACGGCCTGGATGAAAATTCCGTGATTCACCCCGGAGACAAACTGACTGTGTCTCCTTAA
- a CDS encoding alpha/beta fold hydrolase, with amino-acid sequence MHPDGSFFTTHDGLKIRYGIWPPKSALPRASVVYLSGRAEFLEKNRETITGLRKRGFAVYSFDWRGQGLSSRILDNPHKGYVRSFADYGKDLNAFVTRIAKPEPALPKILLAHSMGGNIGMQFLRESPGFFDRAALVSPMFDIHTFPFPRGLTRKLVQRAVRAGRAERYIPGAGDYSFKPGRFRGNDLTGDPERFLDEIREVRKNPDLALGGVTFGWAAAAFDAIDCLAVPGYVEAVKTPVLMASGTRDRVVDTRSHQRICSRLPCCRLVKIQGARHEILKETDACQQVFWQAFDRFAGCSFMAF; translated from the coding sequence ATGCACCCGGATGGTTCCTTTTTTACCACCCATGACGGTCTGAAAATCCGTTACGGCATCTGGCCCCCGAAATCGGCTTTGCCCCGGGCTTCAGTGGTTTATCTTTCCGGCCGGGCCGAGTTTCTGGAAAAAAACAGGGAAACCATCACAGGACTGCGGAAGCGGGGTTTTGCCGTATATTCATTTGACTGGCGGGGCCAGGGGCTTTCCTCCCGGATTCTGGACAACCCGCACAAAGGATATGTACGCAGTTTTGCCGATTATGGAAAAGACCTCAATGCATTTGTGACCCGGATTGCAAAGCCGGAGCCGGCTTTGCCCAAAATCCTGCTGGCCCATTCCATGGGCGGTAACATCGGCATGCAATTTCTGCGTGAAAGCCCCGGATTTTTTGACCGGGCCGCGTTGGTTTCACCCATGTTTGATATTCATACGTTTCCCTTTCCCCGGGGATTGACCCGAAAACTTGTGCAAAGGGCGGTTCGGGCCGGTCGCGCTGAGCGATATATTCCGGGTGCCGGTGATTATTCGTTTAAGCCCGGACGATTTCGGGGAAATGACCTGACCGGGGATCCGGAGCGGTTTTTGGATGAAATCCGGGAAGTGCGGAAAAATCCGGATCTGGCCCTTGGCGGCGTGACCTTCGGGTGGGCAGCTGCCGCGTTTGACGCCATTGATTGTCTGGCTGTCCCGGGTTATGTGGAGGCTGTCAAAACCCCGGTGCTTATGGCATCCGGGACCCGGGACCGGGTTGTGGACACCCGGTCCCACCAACGGATCTGCAGCCGCCTGCCCTGCTGCCGGCTTGTGAAAATCCAGGGCGCCAGACATGAAATCCTGAAAGAAACCGATGCCTGCCAGCAGGTGTTCTGGCAGGCCTTTGACCGATTTGCAGGCTGCAGTTTTATGGCTTTTTAA
- a CDS encoding cytoplasmic protein: protein MKKYFHQFVETCEDLLTFGWDRPTDEQTLICYLQMFSDDQLIRTLAGRMSDAEIEEVYNLINRLLKTHLKDSEYHRLFLKEEH from the coding sequence ATGAAAAAATATTTCCATCAATTCGTGGAAACCTGTGAAGATCTGCTTACCTTTGGATGGGACCGGCCCACCGATGAGCAGACCCTGATCTGCTACTTGCAGATGTTCTCCGATGATCAGCTGATCCGGACCCTGGCCGGCAGAATGAGTGACGCGGAGATCGAAGAGGTTTACAATCTTATCAACCGGCTGCTTAAAACCCACTTAAAGGATTCTGAATACCATCGGCTTTTTCTTAAAGAAGAACATTGA
- a CDS encoding aminopeptidase: MNFKRQHIERYADILLWGLKTARHGRRKKSDIILLRYDPAALPLAEKLYEKLLKAGRHPIQRMMQTCPMEQKFYEIANNRQLTFVAPGEKELLENLNGSIVLLAPESITHLSHIDPGSIAKFAKARKPLRNILDRREETGDFSWTLAMYPTPALAHHAGISIEDYTRQVIKACFLNRKDPVAQWESVFRRARSIKQWLNRLSIRRLHVESEKVDLKITPGQMRQWIGISGHNIPSFEIFLSPDWRGTRGVYTADQPTYRSGNRVEGIRLEFDKGRVIHARAETGEAFLCNQLQMDSGADKVGEFSLTDRRFSKIDRFMANTLYDENYGGSYGNCHIALGSAYSDTYAGDPANLTPYAKKQLGFNDSALHWDLVNTEKKRVTAHLADRGKTVIYENGQFQHNG, from the coding sequence ATGAACTTTAAACGCCAGCACATTGAACGTTATGCCGATATCCTTTTATGGGGCCTGAAAACCGCCCGGCACGGCCGCAGAAAAAAAAGCGATATCATTTTGCTGCGATATGACCCCGCGGCCCTGCCCCTGGCAGAAAAATTGTACGAAAAACTGCTCAAAGCCGGCCGGCATCCAATCCAGCGGATGATGCAGACCTGCCCCATGGAACAGAAATTTTATGAAATCGCAAACAACCGTCAGCTGACCTTTGTCGCCCCCGGGGAAAAGGAATTGCTGGAGAACCTAAACGGCAGCATTGTGCTGCTGGCCCCGGAATCCATTACTCATTTGTCCCATATTGATCCCGGATCCATTGCAAAATTTGCAAAAGCCAGAAAACCGCTTCGAAACATTCTTGACCGCAGGGAGGAAACCGGTGATTTCAGCTGGACCCTGGCCATGTACCCCACCCCGGCACTGGCCCATCACGCGGGCATATCCATTGAGGACTATACCCGTCAGGTGATAAAAGCCTGTTTTTTAAACCGTAAAGATCCGGTGGCCCAGTGGGAATCGGTCTTTCGCCGGGCCCGATCCATCAAACAATGGTTAAACCGGCTGTCCATAAGGCGTCTCCATGTGGAGTCCGAAAAAGTGGACCTGAAAATCACCCCGGGCCAGATGCGGCAGTGGATCGGGATTTCCGGCCATAATATTCCCAGCTTTGAAATCTTTCTGTCCCCGGACTGGCGCGGCACCCGGGGGGTGTATACGGCGGATCAGCCCACTTACCGCAGCGGTAACCGTGTGGAAGGCATCCGTCTGGAATTTGACAAGGGCCGTGTGATCCATGCCCGGGCCGAAACCGGGGAGGCCTTTTTGTGCAATCAGCTTCAAATGGATTCAGGCGCGGACAAAGTCGGGGAGTTTTCCCTGACAGACCGGCGGTTTTCCAAGATTGACCGGTTTATGGCCAACACCCTGTATGACGAAAATTACGGGGGATCTTACGGCAACTGCCACATCGCTTTGGGAAGCGCCTATTCCGACACCTATGCCGGAGACCCCGCCAACCTGACTCCGTATGCCAAAAAACAGCTCGGTTTCAATGATTCGGCCCTGCACTGGGATCTGGTCAATACGGAAAAAAAACGGGTGACCGCCCATCTTGCAGACAGGGGAAAAACAGTGATCTATGAAAACGGGCAGTTTCAGCACAATGGATAA
- the manA gene encoding mannose-6-phosphate isomerase, class I, with product MDKTDFFTRPLLLENPVQKYAWGSTTAIQKILAAKPDDRTPWAELWMGAHPKAPSMVHVNGQQMPLNELIREHPRAFLGADAAAAYSNTLPYLFKVLAASQPLSIQAHPGARQAGEGFNRENEQQIPIGDPCRNYRDPWPKPELICAIEPFGALIGFRSPETICSLGRRFFPKSLDRPLQALESQPDASGIRGFFHELMTIKKSYRAEVIHETLANARASDTPEGYWIDRLHQSYPGDAGVLAPVCLNLLEIPPGRAVFLAPGILHAYLYGTGMEIMANSDNVLRGGLTAKHVDVAELFNTLEFAPSFPNPAPPEKINSAEQRFSAPADEFCLSVISLDPGTRYCSPNEHSADILFCLAGQAEIRKNKTNTCLDLAQGQAAIVPAAAGTYEISGRGKIWKAGVPQ from the coding sequence ATGGATAAAACAGATTTTTTCACCCGCCCCTTATTGCTGGAAAATCCGGTCCAGAAATATGCCTGGGGTTCGACAACGGCCATCCAGAAGATCCTGGCCGCAAAACCAGATGACCGCACCCCCTGGGCCGAGCTCTGGATGGGGGCTCATCCCAAAGCACCTTCCATGGTCCATGTCAATGGCCAGCAAATGCCTTTAAACGAGCTGATCCGGGAGCATCCCCGGGCCTTTCTGGGCGCGGACGCGGCAGCGGCATACAGCAACACCTTGCCTTATTTGTTTAAGGTTTTGGCCGCCAGCCAGCCCCTTTCCATCCAGGCCCATCCGGGTGCCCGGCAGGCCGGGGAAGGATTTAACCGGGAAAATGAGCAGCAAATCCCCATTGGCGACCCTTGCCGCAATTATCGGGATCCCTGGCCCAAGCCTGAGCTCATCTGTGCCATCGAACCTTTCGGCGCCCTGATTGGATTTCGCAGCCCGGAGACAATCTGCAGTCTTGGCCGCCGGTTTTTCCCCAAAAGCCTGGATCGCCCGCTGCAGGCCCTGGAAAGCCAGCCGGATGCATCCGGTATAAGGGGTTTTTTCCATGAATTGATGACCATAAAAAAATCATACCGGGCTGAAGTGATTCATGAAACCCTGGCCAACGCCAGGGCCAGCGATACCCCTGAAGGCTACTGGATTGACAGGCTTCACCAGAGCTATCCCGGGGATGCGGGTGTACTGGCCCCGGTTTGTCTCAATCTTCTGGAAATTCCCCCGGGACGGGCCGTGTTTCTGGCCCCGGGAATCCTGCACGCCTATTTGTACGGTACAGGTATGGAAATCATGGCCAATTCCGACAACGTGCTGCGCGGCGGGCTCACTGCCAAGCACGTGGATGTGGCTGAGCTTTTCAACACGCTGGAATTTGCGCCATCCTTTCCAAATCCGGCACCTCCGGAGAAAATAAATTCTGCAGAACAGCGATTTTCAGCACCGGCCGATGAATTCTGCCTTTCTGTCATCAGCCTTGACCCGGGTACCCGGTATTGCTCTCCGAACGAACACAGCGCTGATATTTTGTTTTGCCTTGCCGGTCAGGCGGAAATCCGCAAAAACAAAACAAATACCTGCCTGGATCTTGCTCAGGGGCAGGCGGCGATCGTGCCGGCAGCCGCGGGAACTTATGAAATAAGCGGTCGGGGGAAGATATGGAAAGCCGGTGTCCCGCAATGA
- a CDS encoding radical SAM protein: MQADQLRVNEIFYSVQGESLSMGRPCVFVRLTGCNLRCTYCDTGYAYTQGRFMDIAQILSQVGTYGVDLVEITGGEPLMQPGTPALAEALLAKGFEVMIETNGTYSIDMVPNVCTRIMDIKCPASGESRKTDFDNLNRLKKNDQVKFVICDRKDYDYARHILRHYWSGRPPVPVLISPAAGRLTPATAAAWILEDRLDVRLHLQLHKILWPNEQRGI, encoded by the coding sequence ATGCAAGCGGATCAACTTCGGGTCAATGAAATTTTTTACAGCGTCCAGGGCGAATCCCTTTCTATGGGCAGGCCCTGTGTTTTTGTGCGGCTGACCGGATGCAACCTGCGATGCACCTATTGCGACACCGGTTATGCCTACACACAAGGGCGGTTCATGGACATAGCGCAAATTCTTTCCCAGGTCGGGACCTATGGTGTTGATCTGGTGGAGATCACCGGCGGCGAGCCCCTGATGCAGCCCGGCACACCGGCCCTGGCCGAAGCTCTGCTTGCAAAAGGCTTTGAGGTGATGATTGAGACAAACGGCACCTATTCCATTGACATGGTACCGAATGTATGCACCCGAATTATGGACATCAAATGCCCGGCAAGCGGAGAAAGCCGCAAAACCGATTTTGACAACCTCAACCGACTCAAGAAAAACGACCAGGTCAAATTTGTGATCTGTGACCGCAAAGACTATGATTACGCCCGCCATATCCTCAGGCATTACTGGTCCGGCCGGCCGCCGGTACCGGTTTTGATCTCTCCGGCTGCCGGCCGGCTTACGCCGGCCACTGCAGCGGCCTGGATTCTCGAAGACCGACTGGATGTGCGGCTGCACCTGCAGCTGCACAAAATTCTGTGGCCAAATGAACAACGCGGGATATAG
- the queC gene encoding 7-cyano-7-deazaguanine synthase QueC yields the protein MKDQSRAVVLLSGGLDSATTLAVARQQGFCCHTLSFDYGQRHYHELAASERISRILGAKEHHVVRLDMRDIGGSALTSDLAVPPGNSDGQAGTDIPVTYVPARNTIFLSVALAWAEARRAADIFIGVNAVDYSGYPDCRPEYLAAFEAMANLATKMSLQENIVVRINAPLLYLKKSEIIQKGMALGVDYSLTHSCYDPTPGGLACGRCDSCLLRQKGFADAGVPDPTLYAPDPE from the coding sequence ATGAAAGACCAGTCCCGGGCAGTGGTGCTTTTAAGCGGCGGGCTCGATTCGGCCACCACCCTTGCCGTTGCCCGCCAGCAGGGATTTTGCTGCCACACGCTCAGCTTTGACTACGGCCAGCGCCATTATCACGAACTGGCGGCATCTGAAAGAATATCCCGGATCCTGGGTGCAAAGGAACACCACGTGGTGCGTCTGGACATGCGCGATATCGGCGGCTCTGCCCTGACTTCGGATCTGGCGGTGCCCCCCGGCAACTCAGACGGGCAGGCTGGAACGGATATCCCGGTCACCTACGTGCCCGCGCGCAACACCATTTTTCTTTCCGTTGCCCTGGCATGGGCTGAAGCCCGGCGGGCGGCCGACATCTTTATCGGCGTGAATGCAGTGGACTACTCCGGCTATCCGGATTGCCGGCCTGAATATCTTGCAGCCTTTGAAGCCATGGCCAATCTGGCCACCAAAATGTCGCTCCAGGAAAACATCGTCGTACGCATCAATGCCCCCCTGCTTTACCTGAAAAAATCGGAAATCATCCAAAAGGGCATGGCCCTAGGTGTGGACTACAGCCTGACCCACTCCTGCTATGACCCTACCCCCGGCGGCCTGGCCTGCGGCCGGTGCGATTCCTGCCTGCTGCGGCAAAAGGGGTTTGCGGATGCGGGGGTCCCGGACCCCACGCTGTATGCACCAGACCCGGAATAA
- a CDS encoding glycine/sarcosine/betaine reductase selenoprotein B family protein, translating into MARLENLTEPMRSHIADLPCPQFDHTPWVNVGELANQRIAMISTAGLHRRGDRPFGGMDGDFRVIDGTSQAEDLIMTHISTNFDRTGFQQDWNVVFPIDRLRQLADENRIGSVADFHYSFMGAAAPSKMAPSAETLAGLLKGDNVDAALLIPVUPFCTRAVGALAHYLEARGIATTQISLIREHTEKIHPPRALWVPFDLGRPLGAPDDPSFQKKVLVSALELLNARSGPVLVDFLEEAPVGADDSDAAQEAWSCPISFSAPAQAETDLEKQVSALRREMTELMPWYDKRRKEKSRTAVANFEPDAAADLLCDYLLDQSPEPGDSEMTLAVAIRLAVQDLKTFYYEAASHQPGTTPPTSREFARWFWTQTAAGHLIRSVSEKCKTDPDKSLQMTGKAFLVPMGW; encoded by the coding sequence ATGGCGCGACTTGAAAATTTGACTGAACCCATGCGCTCCCATATTGCCGATCTGCCTTGTCCGCAGTTTGATCACACGCCCTGGGTCAATGTCGGGGAACTGGCAAATCAGCGAATCGCGATGATTTCCACGGCCGGGCTTCATCGCCGGGGCGACCGGCCCTTTGGGGGAATGGACGGCGACTTTCGGGTGATCGACGGCACCAGTCAGGCAGAGGACCTGATCATGACGCATATTTCAACAAATTTTGACCGCACGGGTTTTCAGCAGGACTGGAACGTGGTTTTTCCCATTGACCGGCTCCGGCAGCTGGCTGATGAAAACCGCATCGGCAGTGTGGCTGATTTTCATTATTCTTTCATGGGCGCTGCCGCTCCCTCGAAAATGGCACCGTCAGCCGAAACTCTGGCCGGCTTGCTCAAAGGCGACAATGTGGATGCCGCCCTTTTGATCCCGGTTTGACCGTTTTGCACGCGCGCCGTGGGCGCGCTGGCCCATTACCTGGAAGCCCGGGGCATTGCCACTACCCAGATCAGCCTGATCCGGGAGCACACGGAAAAAATCCATCCCCCCCGCGCCCTGTGGGTGCCATTTGACCTGGGCCGCCCTCTGGGTGCGCCCGATGATCCGTCATTTCAGAAAAAAGTGTTGGTTTCGGCCCTGGAACTTTTAAATGCCCGGTCAGGTCCTGTTCTGGTTGATTTTTTAGAGGAAGCACCGGTTGGAGCAGATGATTCCGATGCGGCACAAGAGGCATGGTCCTGTCCAATCAGCTTCTCCGCCCCTGCGCAGGCTGAAACCGATCTGGAAAAACAGGTTTCCGCCCTTCGACGGGAAATGACAGAGCTGATGCCTTGGTACGACAAACGCCGCAAGGAGAAAAGCCGCACGGCTGTGGCCAATTTTGAACCGGATGCAGCCGCGGACCTGCTTTGTGATTATTTGCTGGATCAGTCCCCGGAGCCCGGGGATTCGGAAATGACCCTGGCTGTGGCCATCAGGCTTGCGGTTCAGGACCTGAAAACCTTTTATTACGAAGCGGCCAGCCATCAGCCGGGCACGACCCCGCCCACGAGCCGGGAGTTTGCCCGCTGGTTCTGGACACAGACCGCAGCGGGCCATCTGATCCGTTCGGTGAGCGAAAAATGCAAAACCGATCCGGACAAATCCCTTCAGATGACCGGCAAAGCGTTTCTGGTGCCTATGGGCTGGTGA